Proteins encoded in a region of the Saccharothrix ecbatanensis genome:
- a CDS encoding iron-containing redox enzyme family protein — protein MTTADPAVHQAVLPTPRGPVSAAVVEALRAGPPADLPSHVSADPYGEDLQLALHVCYELHYQGFTGVSDEWEWDPELLRFRATLEQVFLDALRHDVPGGVDVGGVLDELLVEPVDAVGVSHYLRDQGEWWQMREYLALRSVYHLKEADPHAWVIPRLRGRAKAALVAVEFDEFGGGRGDRMHSRLFADLLVGAGLDDGYLRYLDHVPAEMVATVNLMSLCGLHRSLRGALVGHFAAAEITTAPSAARMAKALERLDAHPDCVEFFTEHIEADAVHEQVMRRDVIGDLLAREPGLAESVVFGVQATELLEQRLGEHLLGAWTAGRSALLLPL, from the coding sequence ATGACCACTGCGGATCCGGCCGTTCACCAAGCCGTGCTGCCCACGCCGCGCGGCCCCGTGTCCGCTGCCGTCGTCGAAGCTCTGCGCGCCGGTCCGCCGGCCGACCTGCCGTCGCACGTGTCGGCCGACCCGTACGGCGAAGACCTGCAACTGGCCCTGCACGTCTGCTACGAGCTGCACTACCAGGGCTTCACGGGGGTGTCGGACGAGTGGGAGTGGGATCCGGAGCTGCTGCGGTTCCGCGCCACGCTGGAGCAGGTGTTCCTCGACGCGCTGCGGCACGACGTGCCCGGCGGTGTGGACGTCGGTGGTGTGCTGGACGAACTGCTGGTCGAGCCGGTCGACGCCGTCGGTGTGAGCCACTACCTCCGTGATCAGGGGGAGTGGTGGCAGATGCGCGAATACCTGGCGTTGCGCTCGGTCTACCACCTCAAGGAGGCCGACCCGCACGCGTGGGTCATCCCGCGCCTGCGCGGCCGGGCGAAGGCGGCGCTGGTGGCGGTCGAGTTCGACGAGTTCGGCGGCGGGCGCGGTGACCGGATGCACTCGCGGCTGTTCGCGGACCTGCTCGTCGGCGCCGGTCTGGACGACGGCTACCTGCGCTACCTGGACCACGTGCCCGCCGAGATGGTGGCGACGGTGAACCTGATGTCGTTGTGCGGCCTGCACCGGTCGCTGCGTGGCGCCCTGGTGGGCCACTTCGCCGCCGCCGAGATCACCACCGCGCCCAGTGCCGCGCGGATGGCGAAGGCGCTGGAGCGGCTGGACGCGCACCCGGACTGCGTCGAGTTCTTCACCGAGCACATCGAGGCGGACGCGGTGCACGAGCAGGTGATGCGGCGGGACGTGATCGGCGACCTGCTGGCCCGTGAGCCGGGGCTGGCCGAATCCGTGGTGTTCGGCGTGCAGGCCACGGAGTTGCTGGAACAACGGCTGGGTGAGCACCTGCTGGGCGCGTGGACGGCGGGACGCTCGGCGTTGCTCCTACCGCTGTAA
- a CDS encoding carboxylate-amine ligase gives MTVGVEEEFLLVDPSTRHPVARAGDVLARVRGLPPGAEVHRELSRAQVEFASGVCADLDELRDQLVTGRRVLADAAYSEGLRLIPSGSPVFADPDPGLSEGERFERIEAMYRGQVDDYQCCGCHVHVGVPDRETAVRVVNHLRPWLPTLLALGANSPFVRGRDTGYASWRMIDQAGFPGSGVPPFFRTAADHDLRVTQLMACGALVDAAMTFWLARPSPRYPTVEVRAADTVATVDDAVLQAGLTRALVDAALAGGTAPDLDDQVLAAAVWSAARYGLTGPGVDPFAARQVPAVELVEALLEHVSDALGDDRDRVRKLVRGVLENGTGAERQRRAGSPEAAVDLLACTGVRAGSPPS, from the coding sequence ATGACCGTGGGCGTCGAGGAGGAGTTCCTCCTCGTGGACCCGTCGACCCGCCATCCGGTGGCACGCGCCGGGGACGTCCTGGCACGAGTGCGGGGTCTGCCGCCGGGTGCGGAGGTCCACCGTGAGCTGAGCCGCGCGCAGGTGGAGTTCGCCAGCGGAGTGTGCGCGGACCTGGACGAGTTGCGCGACCAGCTCGTGACGGGACGCCGTGTGTTGGCCGATGCCGCCTACTCCGAAGGACTGCGGCTGATCCCGTCCGGCTCACCGGTGTTCGCCGACCCGGACCCGGGGTTGAGCGAGGGGGAGAGGTTCGAGCGGATCGAGGCGATGTACCGCGGCCAGGTGGACGACTACCAGTGCTGCGGCTGTCACGTCCACGTCGGTGTGCCCGACCGGGAGACGGCGGTGCGCGTGGTGAACCACCTGCGGCCGTGGCTGCCGACGCTGCTGGCGTTGGGAGCCAACTCGCCGTTCGTCCGGGGCCGGGACACCGGGTACGCGAGCTGGCGGATGATCGACCAGGCGGGGTTCCCGGGTTCGGGCGTGCCGCCGTTCTTCCGCACGGCCGCCGACCACGACCTCCGCGTCACCCAGCTGATGGCCTGTGGCGCGCTGGTCGACGCGGCCATGACGTTCTGGCTGGCCCGGCCGTCACCGCGGTACCCGACTGTCGAGGTTCGTGCCGCCGACACCGTGGCGACGGTCGACGACGCTGTGCTCCAGGCCGGTCTGACGAGAGCGCTCGTGGACGCCGCGCTCGCCGGGGGAACCGCTCCGGACCTGGACGACCAGGTGTTGGCGGCGGCGGTGTGGTCGGCCGCCCGGTACGGCCTCACCGGTCCGGGCGTCGACCCGTTCGCCGCACGCCAAGTGCCCGCGGTCGAGTTGGTGGAGGCGTTGCTGGAGCACGTGTCGGACGCGCTCGGCGACGACCGTGACCGGGTTCGGAAGCTCGTGCGGGGCGTCCTGGAGAACGGGACGGGTGCGGAACGGCAGCGCCGCGCCGGATCACCGGAAGCGGCCGTCGATCTGCTCGCGTGCACGGGCGTCCGAGCGGGTAGTCCACCGTCATGA
- a CDS encoding CDGSH iron-sulfur domain-containing protein produces the protein MPTPREARVVTVVPGGPVLVEGPVELRLDDGTVVCSDRFVVAVCACRRSKRYPLCDTSHRKRR, from the coding sequence GTGCCGACGCCGCGTGAAGCCCGGGTGGTGACGGTCGTGCCCGGCGGACCGGTCCTGGTGGAAGGGCCGGTCGAACTGCGGCTGGACGACGGGACGGTGGTGTGCTCGGACCGTTTCGTCGTCGCCGTGTGCGCGTGCCGGCGCAGCAAGCGCTATCCGTTGTGCGACACCAGCCACCGCAAGCGTCGTTGA